CTTCTGTAAGAGCTGAAGCTGAATTTGGTTATCTGACATATGATCAGGTTGCTGGGATGGCATTAGATTCTGCTGCAGAGTGTTACTCGTAACCTGATGCTGAGCTAGATTTTGAGCAAGATTTCTTTGAAAATGATAGTTAAGAAGAGAATGTTGCTGATGCATAACATTCTGAGACTGGACTTGGTTTATGGGTATAGCTTGACCAAGTAAATTTTGCCTCGGTATTTGAGTAACTTCGGAAAACTGCTGTTGTGGCAATAGTGGCAGCATCTGGAGCTGATCTAGTTGTTCTGGTGGAGTCAGCCTCTGAGCAGCATTAAACTGTATGTTGTTGGAAAGTTGAGACCCTAATATTCGATGTGAAATATCACTGCCATTGAAATTTGGACGAACAGAACTGGATAAAAGGCTGCCATAATTTGGTTGCATTGAGTTAGGAAGAGATGAATTTTGCTGCACGTTCATCCACTGAACTAAGTTAAAACCAGGGAGCCCTTGAGGATGATCTTTATTAAGGCCAACGTCATCGCTGAACCAGGGCGTGGCCCTCCTGAATATGCTGTCTAGATCAGAAATGTCATCATCTGCAAGGCATTCACTCAAAATCATTAGATAGATGCACCAATGAAGGACCAGAAGAATGATACCTTTGCAGGTAAGATGTTGACCGAGAAAAGAGAATAAAGAAAGGAACATCAAGCAGGTAAAGCCTGTCCCGTGTCACTCACCATACTTTTTTCTAATTACATATTTTTGCACTTTTGTCAGGACAACTGTTTCGAAGTCAGTGGAAAGAGCTCCACAACAACGATTTAACATCATGAGGCAACACCATCTAAACCGACATATGTTGGTGGTAATCGGTAGTGAAGTTGTggctcataaatttttttaatgaacatGTACACTAACCAGCTCAAATTACAAGTTCGGGTCGCGAGCTTGAACTCATTAACAccataataattaaaatcaattattatattCTTGTATAATATATAGTATgtcacaaaatattaatttttaatgattgtcatcaaaatataatatagtaaTGAGTCAACTTGCGAGCtcatgaacaattaaaattgagCTAGAGCTCAAGCTTGTCAAAAAGCTCAAACTCAAAAACCTTTAAGCTCGATTGAGCAGGCCAGTAGCAGTTCAACCACACACGCTTAAAGAGTAGGAACAAAGAAGTCTTCTACCTGGCACTCCTGGTTGCCTTGGGCGCTTGGAACGAATGAGCGGTGGGCTAGGACAGATGAAAAATGGAGCAGTTACTGGTTCAATCTCCCAAATGGAGACACGATTTCGCCGTTCCCCGACAGTGGACTCATCCCAACCTACCTACTCATGAGATATACAAAGAGGTATCAATTATCTCTATCGTTTTAAAATTGGGGTATGAGAGTCGAGAAAGAAAAAATGTGAGATAACAGCGAAGATATGTCCATATACATGAAGTAGTTTTGAACCAATCTAGCAAAACACGAGTCGTTTTTGGCTTCTAGTGATGTTTGATTATTTCGGAATTTCACCTGTAAGTTGCGCCATTGGGAGTTCTTCCATCTGACAGGATCCAGGTCAGTGATTCCAGTTATAGTACCCATATATCTGCAGACAGATATGATTgctgttaaaaaaatttatataaatttcagGACAAACAGAATAAGTTTTAACATAAAAGACATTAGCCACCACCTTCTTGTCCCCGATTCTTCAGTTTCAAACATCATGCGGAAGCGCATACCAAGAGATATTTGATTACTGCAAACTGATCTGTAGTACTTGGCTAAAGGGATGACGAATTCTGATGGACTAGCCCTGCTCGAAAGTGAAAATGTGATATATCAAGTAAACAACTCAAAGCACTCCATCAAAAAAAGATTTACAGAAATATGTAAAGATTAGTCATTGACCTAGGATTGTAAAACACGGTGAAAGGGCTATTGTTTGCAGCAGCATGGGCTGCTGCAGCTAGAATCCCGATATGCATGCTATCACTCGACAAAACGGATGATGATAAGTTGGTTGGTTGTCGATTAGCCCGTCTTATGCCCAGGAGAAGCTGTTGCTTTTCATCCCTTTGGAAAATTACCCGTAACTCTAATCATGATTGTTACAACAGCAGTTTTCTTTGAAGTAAAGCATAAGAAATTTGCAAGAACAATTTTTTGTAGTTTTTGCTCAAAACGTTCAAGTGTCAGCAATTATATGCGTATACTAAATTTAACATCTTTTTAAAAATCAGATATACCCAACCCAAAAGTATAATACCACATTTCTATGTGGACAATTTTAGGTTTTGGTAGCATGAACTCtttcccaaaaaaatttttGGTTTGGTTCGTATCTAAAAGTGACTAAAATTAATTTGAGTCCAAGCCAAACCACCACTTAGTTCATAGTAACTAATATGTTTTATCTCATGCTCAATTTGGTATATATAGTAGTAACTAATATGTTTTTAACTCAGGCTGACACTTGAAAGTTTTGAGCAAAAGAGTCGTTACTATTTAAGAAATTGGCAGTGTTACCTAATGAACAGGACCGAGTCTCCCGCTGACAACCGCTTTCCACTGACAAAAAGGCTCCATCCACTCGTAAGTAAGTGGCGTTTTGGTTTTCCTAAGTGTAATCATAAAACCATGTTAACTCTATTAATACCCCATCccacatatttttttgaaggtttaaataaatttatagaaCTCATTTTGTAGAGACTACACACCAAAAAATGGACACCTAAGATGCAGAATTTTACCTCGAAATATATGGCGAAATGTCCAGACAATTTCATGCAAATCTCGGGCAACAAGCTCTTGAACCGGTGGTTGCATTGTGAAATCCTACAAGGAAAAGAGCATTTTTCATCATGTTATAAGATCAGGAATTAAGAAATGGAAGATGGGAAATTATCCtatgttaaatatataaaactatTGGGTTCATCCTTCGAGATCAAGCTTTTGAGAAgtgttatataaatatatcaaagaaGGTTAGAGGTTAAAAACCAAATAcataattgcataaattaattctGCCTTCTCAAGCGCATCTTGAGAGTATAAATAGCACGGGATTGCCTCAAAAATTTCCGCATGAATTTCAGTCAAAATATTAGTGTCTGAGGGTACTCTTGCAGGCAGGTTCATCAACGCACACAAAGGATATAACGCCAcggattcgacgactgtccctactgtaccaagacgagtctttccagcgtgcttacgTCCTCACTCAAatgcaccctaggaaacttctcaggTCACTCATCTCAAAATTATCCCAAGTGAAGCACGCCTAATTTTGAAGTTCTTATGTTATGAGCTCCCGAAAAGAAGATACACCTTCTtaatatgagtagtacatatcaaatctttttcaGCACTCCTCAACTGCGCAatctcatacctgaacagttttagAATCTCTCTCCTTTCGATGTGAGATcgattcattcatgttcccttcgcCTAGAACCCTGTCAgtagccgctcattgtccgtgcaacctcatagCACCGGCGGAAGCCTCACAAAAGATTCATTCACTATTGTTTTTAGCGTGCTTTagtattattttcatttattatatatcttgcTTTTGAAAGTATTTTTTATCTTAGTTTctgaaaattctgaaattttacgatataaaaaaatttgaaattttcgtaTTATTTTGAGTCATGTGCAATTTCTGAAAGTCTTATGAATCTTTGATTCCTGATTTTGGCACTAAACGAAATTATGAACTAAATGATACAAATACATTTTCTAACTACTTCTGGTTCCTGATCTCTGGCCTCACCCTttacaaaaataacatataGGATACTGATATCAGTTAAGTCACAAGGAAGATAATATAGTTCAATGCACTTGATGTTTGATATAAATTACTGTTTATTATTTAGATTATtgttcataaataaaatactttgTTATTCAACCACTTGCCGAGTGATCCCAATGTCACTCACCCCCTTCCAATAAAGAGCAAGAATGAAGTTGAGGAAAACAACAAACAAAGTGGAATTCTACCAAGATGACTCGATAGCATGTTATGGCTACTTGAGGACTTTTGTTACTATTTATTTAGCTTATTTCTATACCCTAGTTTTATGTTCCACTGCTATCATAATACCTTATTTGGATTTTGTAATAAAATAGACCGGTTTTTGATAATTTCTATTCCTTTGAGGCTTcaacatttttgaaaatttaaccaTGACTTTTGATGATGTTGACGATGAAGTGTCTCAGGTTGCAGTGTGAGACAAAACCACAAAACTTAATTAGTTGGTCTTGACTGCTTATTTATTCCTATTCCTTTATTGTCTTCTGTCAAGTAACTTGGACGTGTATATCTTGAATATCGATTCCCAATAAATTATTGCCAATCTCCAACTTACACTCACTTTCCTTAAGCTCTAACTTTATGGAAAAGTAAATCAAACAATCTCACTAACCAGGAGTGGAAAAATCTTTTCTGCAGCACGACGAGGTACAGAAAACCCCCCATGAGTGCTAGTATCACTTGCGGTCAACGTTTTACAGAAAAACTCTGTTTGGGGTTTATTTGCTCTCGTCGACAGATCTGATCTCAACAAAGAATCCTTGTCAAACTGCAAATGATTAAATTATGCAGAAGTGTCCATCAGTTTGCAGATTAGCAtctaaaaaaaggaaaagatggTTCTGTAAGCAATAAGCATTATTCATTCAATTAATTGAAAGACAAACCGAAGGCACTGGTTGGAGCGTCATTTGGACATAAACTTCATCCGTTTCAGGATCAGCCTAACAGATGCCAAACATAATCATGCGCTGTTTAGACATGGAAAAATAAGCAGAAAAATTGCCTTCTAAAGAAGAAATGGATACCATTTATTAACGTACATGCAAATTGACATTATGAAGGAGGCATAGTAATtttgaaggaagattaaggtAGTTCGGGACTTGCACATCGACATCCTTTCTCATAGATGCAGAAACCTGAAGAAAGCGATTTACAAGTATTTGCATAAGAAAATGGCCTacagaaaaagaaaaactcGAGGCTGTGCCAACTCACAATGACATTATAAGGTCTTCCTCCACACATGCATGCATTAATAGGAACTAAAACCACTGAAATATTCATTTCATAAGcaataaaatagaaatattaaaTTTCCATCTCGTCCGATAATGGTATTCGTTGGGTGCAAAATTTCAACCACAACAATTTGTACATTATTTCCGATAAAAGTCATTAACCATTAGCTTAAGGAGCTATATTCTGATTTGATAAATGATCAATTCTTCAATAAAACACATCCCACATAGCAACGGCCTGTGTTCAACCAATGTAGGAGCATAGCTGTTTGAtttctcaatatatatataaccccTTGTGTAATAAGCACATGATTAAGATTACAAaaccaaaatataaatttagaaTTTCATTTTCAGGGTTGGACCGAATCCATCCGACTTCAATCATATTATAAAACTTCACGTCACATAAATTAGTTTAAAACGTTGTGGAGGGGACACAAAGATTTCACTTTTACAAATATTGTGagataaatcttttttttttttttggagttaCTATTGCTGTTATGTTAGTGGAAATTGAAAAGGGGAGAATCCCGACCCACCATCCCCACCTTAATAGAATTAATGCGCACATTAGCATGGTCCACCAAGGCCCGTGCATTTTACTCGTTTCCTTCAAGGTCCCTCCCCTTTTCAATATTTTTGGGCCTCAACCCAGTTTTGCTAACCTACCCCACCCCACTCAGATTCCATCATCTATCATACTCCAATTTAGTATTCTAAATACCAGCTCACGATAGCAAGGATTGAATCACCAAATCCATGAACACAAATCCAATTATTAAAcagaaaaaaatattgtttctcaacAAGCATGGAATCCTTGCATGTGAGTGAGTTATGTTATCAAGTCAGACGCTGACACAAGGGCGGGGTTATAAATGTCAGTGGAAAGAAGATGACACCGTAACGGCGCAACTTAGCAACTGGAGCAGGAATGGATTTTCACAAGACAGATAATAGTAGTAATAGTAAATAAACAGATAAAGAAAAGTAAGAAAGCAAACATGTTCACTGTGGCCTTGAGGGAAGTAGACGACGTGGGTCCCAGCTGCCGGCAGATTTACCAGAGGACCGGCGCACGCTTGCCATAGCTCTCCATTTATGCTTTTCTTCTCACCTGCCACAATCCCcaagtatttatttattcacgATTCTTTTTTAACAAAATGAAGATCCAATCTTTCTGCCAAGATTAAGAAATCCCACGCGATTAAAAGgaccaaaaagaaaaaaagttaaCGATGGCGAACTACAATTTTGTGTGTGTGGAGAGAGAAATGGAGGGAAGAAAGAGTAACCTTCGGGGGCGGATGGACTGGCGTTCGCCGGCTGAGGTAGAGCGCCGGTGGAAGACGACGACTTCATCTATCTTGTTTAATTCTGCCTACTTCCGGGAAATCTTGTTACTGGCCGGAGTCAACAACCTCACCGGAGTTTCATCTCACCTGAAATAACCAGGCAAAGAACGGCAGTGCCCTCAAAACACAAGTCAAAAAAACTAAATGGAATCAACCCTTTTTTAAATTTCAGAACTTCATCAAAAAAGTTCCCACCTTTAACCTTGAGAATATTACAGTGGAAAAGTGGTTCATCTTTCCAACATAGAAAAAAGAAACTAAAATTCTTCTGTCTCTAAAACCAGATTTCAGTCGCCGGAGAGAGTATATTCCGGCAAGTCAGGAAGGGCGTGGGCGTGATCTTCTTTACTCAGGGGAGACAAAAGCAGCTTTGGAAAACGCAAGGATGTTGAGTGTAGCAGAGACCAAATGCTGCAACAACACACACAGTGCCTTAATTAATATCTATAAGTGTATCTTTGTGTTACTGATTTGCTTCTCTCCTCGTAGCTTTCTTTTTGAAGAACCTTTTGCAGAAAGCGCCCTTCTTCGCCACTTTTTTACtagctctctctctctctctccgaGGCTCTCACAAGCtcacattttcttttcttcattttataattaaattaaatatcttaaGTATTTCACTTTTTCTCACTTAAACAGACCGTAGTCGGTAGTTACGTCCGTTTTGTCGTAGTGCATGCACACGTATGCTGTCCATCACTGAGCCGGAACCTGGATTCACAAGTATCTGAGCGGGCTTAATTTTGTATTATACAATAAAAAGTTCAGTTAAAATCGAACGATCCAATTTTTTTCCGACAAAGCAAGTTAATCGAACTTTACTACGAAAATCTAACAAACCAAATCGATCAACAACACAATTAACCGAAATAATAGATTCTTtcacattttcttttcttcattttttaattaaattaaatatattaagtaTTTCATTTTATGGCAAAACGTAATGgtaaaaataatctttatctgtgagacggataagtcatatcgatattcacaataaaaaataatactcttagcataaaagtaatattttttcatggatgacccaaagatatgtctcacaaaatatgacgagaccgtctcacataaatttttacctttattatatatgtatatataactttttaaaattatgttgtACATATTATAAGATATTTGtacgaaaaattttaatataatagtaaGTAGTTTTTGGGGGTttcgttaataaaaaaaaactaaaaaaaaagtaTACATCACGAGTGGGGAAGAATGCATGTTGGTTTTAGCAGCAGAAAACCTGGCAGGTTTAACGGACTcccttttatttttctattattatattatatttatttaaatataaatgtatacataaaattttgataaagaaatacatacatatatatttatacactGTAGCAGTCGAAAATCTACGTCACCCTGAAAACGAGTGATCCCTGCTAAATCAAATTAGCTTCATTCATAAATGTCTTAATAAAACTAATgagaatatatatttgtttttagtTTTCAATTAGTTTAACTTAATAAAACATGACTGATTCATGAGATGAGATACTAAAATATctaataattaataatgataGTTGGAATatacaaattttgaattttcgtACTTAAAATTATAGTTATTCCTAATCTTTATAGGACCACAAAAACTTTTGTTAGATTGTCTCGCTCGTCGATTTTTGAGATACAGATATCCAATTTGTCTTAAGTCATgagaaattattaatttttatgtcaaaaaaatataatttttcatgagaGACATAAATTATCTAGATATCAATTTTCTTTACTCAAATGAAAACAGGAAAAAGAAACAACAATAATGTTATATAATAACCTCAAGTACAAACTCTGTACTAAAATATCAAATCACAACCTGATTTCACTTGTTCATAAATTTATTCATCCCAACATTTTTACTTCGAAATACAACCCTTGCGTCCCAAAATCCTATAACAAAAGTCTTCATCAAACAAATCTGCTCCAAAACCTCGAACTCAACCCTTTGTCTGAAAATTCTGGCACACTTGATCGGGCATCTGCGCTCCACATTTTCCATCTTGGCTACGAACCCGAGGAATATGCGCTCTCTCATGCGACAAAAACGCGTAAAACGATCCAAGATATCGAACAAGGTTTAATTGcgcggcaaaaacttgtgtgagacggtttcacatgtcgtattttgtgaaacagatctcttatttgggtcatctatgaaaaaatattactttttacgttaagagtattactttttattgtgaatatcggtaggattgactcgtctcacagataaaaattcgtaagaCTGTCTTATAAGAGACATACTCTAATTGCTCCTACGCCTCGTGTATCAGAAAGATACCTATCGTGTATTAATAGATACAATGATGCTATAGAATACCTCGTCAAAGTGAAAGGATTTATGGATAAAACGCAATCAGAGAATAGATGTCAAAGCCTATGTTTAAAGTGCCATTAAGAGAGTTCAATCTCTTACAGATTCAGGCTAACTCAACAAAGAAACAGATTCAGGCTAACTCCAAGACGAAGCCAAGAAGCGAAACAAATCCGAACTCAAAGTTAAGTACCAACTTTGCTGCGAAAAAAACGCAAGCGCCTTCAGATTCGTGCAAGGTGAAATAATTGAAAGATGAAATTTGACTTTTGGTACCACCTTTTGTCTCTTTTTAGACTTGGTATGCATGCCATCGAAAAATTgatggaaaattatttttagtcctataattttgtattttgattttttatattattaaatttcagttttatttttatattttttgatttttggtaatttttaatcCATTTTTAGCAGGAGTATTATGCAGTACTATACACGTCAACGTCACATTATAGTTACATCAGCATCACAtcgaaaagtaaaataaaattaaaaaacaatatagttaactaagattgaaatttgaagacataaaatataaaatcgtAGAGTGACAGATATATATTACTAAAAACAATTTCCCACGAATTAAGTATCGATCAAATTAAATACATTTCCGATCACTGTCATCATTACGTTTTGCCATTCTTCCAGCCTCATCTTACATAAGCCTGAGAGAAATTACAATCAAAAGTATCAATGAGAGAAATTACAAGAcacaaaattacaattttagtcatgtaattactatgttttgtattttagttttgtaatttgtcaaattttgattttcatacaataattttacttttttttaagtTCGGTCATTTTTTTATCCGAAACCACTAAATCTatcgaatatgatttatttgtcACTGATTATCTTGTATGTGAGTGACACATGTTGTGAGAATAAAACTCATATTAAAATTCatatgataaaaaagaaaatgaaaaataaatcaaaatgacctcaaataattcaaaaagagaagaaaaaagtttgtcgttttcttttatttttatttatataaattttaatgtttattaTATAAGCTTTATTCTTGTCACGTGAGCTAGGTAAGAGAAAATCAATATGAAATAAACAATATCCGGTATATTATGTTGTTCCAAGCAAAAAAGACCCAAACAAAAAATCTAAGTTATCGGATGGAAATCCTAAATCAAAGCATAGTAACTTACagaattaaaattacattttttttaaatacatttcaacaaaatttaattattatttttgcatgattttattaaaaatatattttcattaaagCAACAATTTAAAAACTAAGCAAGTTTtctcaatttatttatattttttcaattaaaaaatcacaaaattaaAGTAGAGTCCACCACTAGCACGGTTGCTTGAACTTTAGAAACTAGAAGAAAAAGGCAGTATACACTTGGTGACCTTTGTTGTTGATTTGAGATGTCAATTTAGACGGAAAGACAAAAAAGTTGGGGCTATGTTATCCTCATTCCATTTCTCGATCTTTTTGAAATTTACAAGAGAAATATGTTCACATTCCATGAAACCCAACCTGAATTCATTTTTAGCCCCCATTATTTAAACTAGTGTTtgcaaatcattttaaaaaaataataattatggactttttattcataaaattttgacaatttgttttaaaaaaagctCATAATCATTTGCAAATATCACCTAAATCATTtgaagaaatttaaaaattggaaAGCAAACATATCAAACATAATTTAATAGCAATAGAACCACTCCAAAACACAAACTGAACTATTGGAGAATCAAAAGTATCAACAAGAACCGAAATCCTAACATAAAACAATCTGAATTCATTGTTAAGTACGAAATGTAc
The window above is part of the Primulina huaijiensis isolate GDHJ02 unplaced genomic scaffold, ASM1229523v2 scaffold35849, whole genome shotgun sequence genome. Proteins encoded here:
- the LOC140968374 gene encoding auxin response factor 19-like isoform X1 — encoded protein: MKSSSSTGALPQPANASPSAPEGEKKSINGELWQACAGPLVNLPAAGTHVVYFPQGHSEHVSASMRKDVDVQVPNYLNLPSKLLCLLHNVNLHADPETDEVYVQMTLQPVPSFDKDSLLRSDLSTRANKPQTEFFCKTLTASDTSTHGGFSVPRRAAEKIFPLLDFTMQPPVQELVARDLHEIVWTFRHIFRGKPKRHLLTSGWSLFVSGKRLSAGDSVLFIRDEKQQLLLGIRRANRQPTNLSSSVLSSDSMHIGILAAAAHAAANNSPFTVFYNPRASPSEFVIPLAKYYRSVCSNQISLGMRFRMMFETEESGTRRYMGTITGITDLDPVRWKNSQWRNLQVGWDESTVGERRNRVSIWEIEPVTAPFFICPSPPLIRSKRPRQPGVPDDDISDLDSIFRRATPWFSDDVGLNKDHPQGLPGFNLVQWMNVQQNSSLPNSMQPNYGSLLSSSVRPNFNGSDISHRILGSQLSNNIQFNAAQRLTPPEQLDQLQMLPLLPQQQFSEVTQIPRQNLLGQAIPINQVQSQNVMHQQHSLLNYHFQRNLAQNLAQHQVTSNTLQQNLMPSQQPDHMSDNQIQLQLLQKLLRQQQQSLLAQQSVVQQPPQPTQLQDQQKHLLDLPPNFSRPMPATQILDSSKSHVIAQQQSTRSNSQTNLKFALAQSSQQTKIEQSQVVQESPGQMGNALNVTNNQILADGSGCMMPGATGGGGHSVVTDDVPSCSTSPSMNNCPNTVQYAINSSGLETMSSNGNLIKDLQQKSDVKASLNVPKSPELGFFTSQSYLNGAQLDYLDSLSSATSVISQNDAQVLQNNPVSFNPQSILLRDASQDVEVHGDTRNNFISFGASIENLGMPMMQESFITKDMEGSSKDFTSNLSSECGILSSYENPKVAQPELSSSMVSQSFGIPDMTFNSIDSTMNDGNFVNRGAWAQPQMPRMRTFTKVYKRGAVGRSIDIARYSGYDELKQDLARRFGIEGQLEDRQRIGWKLVYVDHENDVLLVGDDPWEEFVNCVHCIKILSPQEVQQMSLDGDFDNLVLPNQACSTSDNGIN